Genomic window (Caldinitratiruptor microaerophilus):
ATGCCTCGTGGCCCGCCAGCAGATCGAGTGCACGGTGAGCAGCTGCTTCTACTGGGGAGACGGCGACCGGTGCCACGCCGAGCGGATCATCGTCACGGGGAACCCGGCCGGGATCCGGAACGCCCGCACTGAGTTCGGCCAGCTGGAGGGGCGGGACGCCGCGCATTCCAGCGAGACCCAGTGCCACACCTTCGTTCCGCGGCAGCAGGGCCCCAAGCCGGGAATCCGGCGGCTCGACGAGGTCTGACCGGAGACACGCGGGCCCGGTGCACGAGCACCGGGCCCGCAGGCTGGGCGGTTCAGCGGCCGAGCTGCCGCCGCCGCACCTCGGCCACCACCTGCTCGGCGCTCAGGCCCCGGGCGTCGATGACCGGCGCCCTCTGGCCCCGGGCGTCCCCACGGCCGGCCAGGTTCTCGCTCATGCCGGTCACGACGATCGCGTCGACCTGCAGGGTGGCGCCCGGCTCGAGCGGCACCACCTCGAACCCTTCGCGCTCCAGCGCCGCACGGACCGGCGCCAGGTTCGGCTCCACGGCTACGCGCCCTGGCACGGCTCTCACCTCGCCGGGCGTAGTGTGAGCCGCCCGGCGGGCCGCGTATTCCGCACCGAGCCGCGGCGAGGCCCGGGACTAGCCCCGGGCCTGGTGGAGTTCGGCCTGACAGCTCCGGCACAGGCCGTAGAACGTCACGATGTGATCCTGGATCTGAAACCCCGTCTTCTTCTGGATGGCCACCTCCAGCGACTCCATCAGGTCGTCCTGGAACTCGGTCACGCTGCCGCAGCGCGTGCAGATCAGGTGGTGGTGGTGGTGTGGCTCGTCCGGATCGTAAATCTCGAACCGCGCCCGCCCGTCGCCGAACTCCAGCTTCTTGAGGACTCCCAGGTCCACCAGGAGGTCGATGGTCCGGTACACGGTGGCGATGCCGTTGTTCGGGTAGAGCGCCTTCAGGTGCGTGTAGACCTCGTCCGCGCTCAGGTGCCGGCCCTTGTTCTGGAGAAAGATGTTGAGGATGGCCCACCGCTGCGGGGTCAGCTTGTGTCCCCGCTCCAGAAGCTTCTCGTAGATGTCCTTGAGGAGGGGCACGGTGCCTCACCTCGCTTGGACCGCCCCCTCCAGCATAGCCGGAACCCCGGGGGGCGTCAACGCGCCCGGGCGCCGGCCCTAACCGGCCCCGCCCGGCGCCCCTGCGCCGTCTGCGGGCGGGCTGCTCCCGCCGCCGGTCATGCCGGTCGTGCCCCCACTGTTCCCTGTCGTCCCGCCGTTCGTGCCGCTACCCGTGGTTCCACCTGCGCCGGTCTGGCCGGCTCCAGCCGTGCCCTCGCTTCCACCCGGCTGGGTGCCAATCCCCGCCGCACCGCCGGCGGCTGCCCCGGCTTGCGAACTCCCGGCCGCCGAGCCGGCTCCGTCGCCGCCAGGAGCCGCAGGCGGCGCCTGGCCGGCCGCGCGGCCGGCGTTGCCCGCCTCCGAGGGGGAGCCGGGCTCACCGGCACCCGCCTTCGCCTTCGCCGCCTCCTGGGCCTGCCGGGCCTTCTCCGCCTCCTGCCGCCCCCGGTCCTGGGCCGCCCACCGCCGGACCACCGCCTCCAGCTCCGCCTGGTCCTCCCGCGCCTTCTCGAGGAACCGGGCCGGCGGCTCCGCGCCGAGGAGCATCCGGTAGGCCTCCGTCCGGAGCTTCACCAGGTCCGGGATGAGGTAATAGACGCCGTGCAGGTACCGGTCGTTCCCGCCGGCGACCAGGGTCTGCAGGTGCGGGCCCTGGGTTTGCGAACCCTGTGCCACTTCCTTGCCGGCCATCGCGAAGTCGAGCAGCTGACCGAGGCCCAGGTCGGTGTCCACGGCCTGGTAGAGGGACCTCACCAGTCCCGGCAGGCGCACCACCACCGAGGGGCTCAGCGCCTTGTCCAGCAGGAGTTTCACGACCTCCTGCTGGCGCCGCATCCGCCCCCAGTCGCCCTCCTCGTCGTGGCGGAAGCGGGCGTACTTCAGGGCCTGTTCGCCGTTCAGGTGCTGGGGGCCGGGCTTGAAGTCGATCACGAGGCCGCCGTTGTCGTCGTAGGGGTCCACGTAGTACATCCGCTTCGGGATGTTCACGTCGATGCCGCCGAGCGCGTCGACGATCTTCTCGAAGCCCTGGAAGTCCAGCCGGGCGTAGTGGTCGATGGGGATGTCGAGCATCCGTTCCACGGTGGCCAGCGCCAGCTCCGTCCCACCGTAGGCGTAGGCGTGTGCGAGCTTGTCGTACCCGCGGCCGGGAATCTCCACTAGGGTGTCCCGTGGCAAGGAGATGAGGGTCAGGACCCGGTCCTTCGGGTGAACCGCCGCGACCAGCACGGTGTCGGATCGCCCCTTGGAGTCCTTGCGGTCGTCGACGCCCAGGATGAGAACCGTCGTGCGGCCGAGGCGAGCCGGCGAGGGCGCGCTCGGCCCTTCCGCCCGGGCCTCGGCCCCCGCGCGGACGCCGACCCGCCCCCCGAAGCCGAAAAGGCGTCTCGCCGCCGCCCCCGCGATGCTGAGGGCGATCACCAGGGCCACCGCCGTGACCACGTACCAGCCGGATCGGGAACCCTTCATCGACCGCTCGACCTCTTGCCCCAACTGCGAGCCGCTTCTCTGCGCGATCCGCTTGATCGAAGGTTAGACGGCGCGGACACGCACCCGGTTCCTCATTATAGCCTTCCTGCCGGTCCCACGGAACGGCAAGGGCTGGCGCCGCCCCGGGACGGCGCCAGCCCCTGCAGAGGTGTACCGGCCCTCAGCCGTCCCCCGCCGGGGCGCAGGCGACCTCCTGGACCAGGCGGTAGGCCCTGGGCGACGGCTTGAGCGGCCGCATGAGCCAGTAGGGGCGGCGCAGGCCGCCCGGACCGGGCGCGGGCCGGGTCAGCTCGAGCCACCGCCGGAAGACCGCCCGGGAGCGGGCGGTATCGACGGCGATGTCCCCGTACCGGTCCTCGGGCCGGGCCTTGGTCACCCGTGCGCGCACGTGCCAGCAGTGGGCCCCGGAGATGGGGTCCGGCTGGACCGGGAAGATGAGGTTCTGGTGCACGCCCGCCTCCCGCCACCCGATCCGGGAGGAGTCGGGGTCGGAGCTCGGGAAGGGCTGAGCCCCGTGGAGCTGCTTCATCTGCCAGTTCGTGCCTGCCCGCTCGAGCTTCACGAGGGACGAGTTCCACCGGTCGCTGCCGTGGTCCTCGTGGAGGCGCCAGCGGCCGAGGTGGTGGGAGCAGGCCACGACGCCGGGCCGGATGGCCTCCGTCACCCACACCCGGTCGACGAGGTAGCCGATCTCCGTCTCCACCCGTACCAGATCGCCCGTCCGCACACCCAGCCGCCGGGCGTCGCGCGGGTTGATCCACAGCGGGTTGTGGTGGGCGGTCTCGTAGAGCCACTTGGCCCCGTTGGTACGGGTGTGGATGAGCGTGGGCAGGCGGAACGTGGGCAGGAGGATGAACTCCGACTCGTCCCAGCGGATCCGTGCGTGGTGCACCTGGCTCGTGATGTGGGGCATGGCCTGGCGGCCGGCCTCGTCGAGCGGGTAGACGGGCAGCGCGTACTCGGGCCAGCCCCAGTCACGCAGGGTCGTGGAGTAGAACTCGAGCAGCCCCGAGGGGGTCGGGAAGCCGGTCCGCGCCTCGCCCTCCACCATGACCCCGACACGGTAGCGCCCCTCCCCGTCCTGGAAGGGCCCGGGATACGGGCGGTAGTTCACCTTGGGCGGCGGCGACGAGGTGTACACGCCGCCGTCCGGCCCCACGGCCGCCCCGGCGAGGACCTGGGGAGGCACGGGCCGCTCGTGCTCCTCGTACACGGCGCCCGGCAGCTCGAAGGCGCCATGCCGGCGCATGTACTCGAAGGGGGTGAGGCCCGCGCGCTCGGCGGCCTCCGGAAGCCCGGGCACGCCGTTCTCGAAGATCCAGCGGTAGTACTCGTCGATGCGGATCTTCTCGCCGGGCCGGTACGGCGACTCGTGGTGCTGCCGGACGCCCAGCGACCCGTCGGGGTCGATCCGCCACGAGAGCTCGATCCAGAACTCGTTTTCCTCCCACACCTCGCCCGGGTTGGCCAAGCGGGTGTCCCCGACCGGCCGGCCGAGGCGCTCCGCCGCCACCCGCCGCACGGGCTGGCGGAAGCCGACCCACTGCTTTGCGTGGGTCTCGTAACTGTGCAGGTCGTGTCGCTCGGGCCCCAGGCCCATGGGAAGGACGTAGTCGGCGTACTGGGCGGTCTCGTTCCAGGTGGGCGTGAGTGCCACGTGCAGGCCGATGCGGTCCGACAGGAACATCTCGATCCACGAGAACCCGTCCGGGTTGGTCCAGACTGGGTTGTAGACCCGGGTGAAGTACACGTCCAGCTTCTTGTCGAGCCGCTCCAGGAGGTGCGGGAGCAGGAAGCTCATCTCGAAGTGGGAGAGCGGGTACTCCTTCGGCCAGTGGGCCTCGTTCCACGCCTCGATCGGGTGCGGGTGGGTCGGCGGCTTGGGCACGAACTTGGCGTAGGCGCTCGGCAGGCACCCGCCCTTCGTCCCGACGGATCCCGTGAGCACGTGCAGGAAGAACAGGTTCCGGGCGACCATCCACCCGCCGAGGTGCCCGGCCGCGGCGCCGCGCCAGATGTGGCTGGCGAAGGCGGTGCCCGCCCGGCCGATCTCCCGGGCGATGGCCCGGAGGGCGCCCGCCTCGACCCCGCACTCGGCGGCGGCCCACTCGGGGGTGTACGGCCGGTAGAGTTCCCGCAGGAGCCACAGGAAGCCGCCGAAGTCGTCCGCGGGCGGGAGGCGCTCCAGCCGGCCGAGGTCGGCCAGGTACTGCAGGTACTCCCGGTCCGCCATGAGTTGGCGCCAGTTCACCCACCGGCGCACGAAGTCGGTGTTGAGGTACCCCTCCTCGATGAGGACGTGGGCGATCGCCAGCAGCATCCCGGCCTCCGTGCCCGGCCAGGGCGACAGCCACCAGTCGGCCGCCGCCGCCGTGTTCGAGAGCCGGGGGTCGACGACCGCGATCCGGGCGCCCGCCTGCTTCGCCTCCATGATCCGCTGGGCGTGCGGGTTGAAGTAGTGTCCCGCCTCCAGGTGCGAGGACATGAGCAGGATGAACCGGGCGTTGGCGTGGTCGGGCGCCGGGCGGTCGATGCCCATCCACATCGCGTACCCCACGCGGGCGCCGGCCGAGCACACGTTCGTGTGGGAGTTGTGACCGTCCACGCCCCAGGTGAGCAGCACCCGCTCGGTGAACAGGTCCTCGCCCGGCCGGCCCACGTGGTAGACCACGCTGTCCCGGCGCCCGGCCAGGAGGGCCGCCCGGATCCGTCCGGCGATGTCGTCCAGCGCCTCGTCCCAACTCACGCGCTCCCACTTCCCCTCCCCGCGGGCGCCCGCACGCCGCAGCGGGTAGAGGATGCGGTCCGGGTTCGACACCTGGGTGACGGTCGCCGGGCCCTTGGCGCAGTTCCGACCCCGGCTGGCCGGATGCAGGGGATGGCCCTCGAGCTTGCGGATCTCCAGGGTCTGGACATCCACGTAGGCCAGGAGTCCGCAAGCGGCTTCGCAGTTGAAGCAGACGGTGGGGACCAGGGTGTACTCCCGTTCGACCCGCCGGGGCCACGCCCGGGCGTCGAGCTCTCGCCACCGTTCCCACTTCTCCGGTGCCGGGTGTGTCTCCAGGGAGCCGAACCCGGGGAAACGCCCCCGGGCGCCGACCTCCTCGGGGATCTCCATCCGCGCCATCGTGCTACCTCCCCTGCGCCGACGGTTCGTGCTCCGCCGCGCTCAGCTGAGTGGAACGCTCTGGCCGGCCTGGACGTAGGCGTGCTCGTACGCCAGGAGCCCGGCCAGGGCCAGCATGGCGCCGCTGGCGCCCCAGCCGGCGCCGGCGGCGAAGGCCGCGGCCGCCGCGAGCGCCAGGCCACCCCAGAAGAGCCGGGCGTAGGTGCCCCGGGTGAGGTGCCAGGCGGCGCGGGCGGCATCCCGGGTGCCGTGCGGGATGGTCAGTTCGGACAGGACCACGGCCACGTGCGCGGCGGCGCCGCCCGCCAGGCCCCACAGGAGCGCCGGCCCGGCCTCCACGCCGGAGGCGATCGCCAGGAGCAGCACCGCGGCCGCCCCGGCCACGAGGGCCTGCACCAGCAGGTGGATGGGCAGCAGCGGGTTCTGCCAGAGGTCCCGCGCCTTCGCCTGGGCAAAGAGGAAGGCCGTGTAGATGGCCGTCAGGGTGCCGAGGATCGCCCCGGGAACCCGTAGCCCGACCACCAGGCCCTGCCAGCCGGCCAGCCGGCCCAGCAGGTCCATCGCCAGGAGCGCACCGTAGGCGGTGATCACGTACGCGCCCCGCGCAAGCCAGGAGTTCCACCGCGGCCGCACGAGAATGCGCCAGAACCGCTCCGGGTGGGCCAGGTCAGCGATGAGCAGGGCACCGGTCAGGCCCAGGAAGAGGAGGGCGACCGCCGTCGCCGCCAGCTCCACCCCGGCGCCCAGGCCCGCCCCGAACCAGGCGAGGAGGGCAGGGACCAGGTAGGCGCCGGCGGCCACCGACTTGGTCCACGTGTAGGCCGAAACCCGCCAGTCCCAGGGAGCGCCGTGGGGGACGTCGTACTGCAGGACGGCCGCCGCGGCGGTGCTGCGGGGCTCCCTCGCCGGCCGGCGGGTGTTGGCGAAGCCGCCCTCCCGCACCAGGAGCTCGAGCAGGAGGTCCGGCTCCGGCGGGTAGCGCTCGTGCTGCTCCGCCGTCGCGTGGATCGGGGGCAGGGCGGCCAGCCCCGGCACGCGCGTGAAGTCGCTGGCGTCGAGGTAGAAGAGCTTGGGGTTGGTCTCCTTCTCGGGCTTGCGCACCGCGACCTTGCCCGTGGCCACCAGCCGGGAGACCTCGCTCTCGGGGTCGGCCAGGTCGCCCACGATGATCGCGCGCTCGGGGCAGACCGCCACGCAGGCGGGCTCGAGGCCCTGGTCGATGCGATGGGCGCAGAAGTTGCACTTCTCGGCGCTGTGCGAGACGGGGTCGATATAGATCGCGTCGTACGGGCACGCGGCCATGCACGCCTTGCAGCCGATGCACGCGTCCCGGTCGAAGTCCACGATCCCGTCCGGGCGGCGGTACATGGCCGTGACAGGGCAGATGGCAGCGCACGGCGCGTCCTCGCACTGGTTGCAGCGGGTCACCTGGAAGTGCCGCTGGACGCTGGGGTAGGTGCCCACCTCGACCTGCTTGACGTAGGTGCGGGTGACGCCCAGCGGCACCTGGTGTTCGGACTTGCAGGCGATCGTGCAGGCGTGGCAGCCGATGCACTTCCCCTGGTCGATGACCTTGCCCCAGAGCGTCATCGGTCAGCCGCCCTTCCGGACGTAGTAGCGGAAGACCCCGCCGTCCTCTTCCCAGTGCAGCAGCTCGTGTTTCTGGCTCTCGCACCACGCCGGGATGTCGGTGACCGACCCGCGGTCGGTGGCGAGGACCTCCAGGATGGCCCCGGCCGGGAGGTCCCGGATCGCCCGGCTGGCGCGGACGACCGGCATGGGGCACAGGAGGCCCCGGGCGTCAAGGGTGGAATCCACCTTCTCCGGCTTCATCTCGCGTGTTCCCCCCCACCCCGCTTACACGAAGAGCGTGACGTGGGCGCGCGACGCCTCGTTCAGGAACGCGGCCGCCCCGCCGACCTCGATCCCGTCGATCAGATCCTCCCGCTTGAAGCCCAGGACGTCCATCGTCATCTGGCAGGCGATCAGGCGGACGCCGCTCTCGATGCAGACGTCCCGGAGCTCGGCGACGGAGGGGACCCCCTTCTTCCGGAACATGTCGGACATCATCCAGGTGGCGGCGCTGCGCACGCCGGGCAAGGCGGCCACCAGGTTGGGAACCGGGATGGGCATCGCCGGGTTACCGATGGGGTCGACCTGAACCCGCAGGTCCCGCTTCAGCAGGTTCAACCCGTAGAAGGTGAAGAAGACGGCCGCGTCCATGCCCATGGCGGCGGCGGCGGAGGCCAGGATGAACGGCGGGTAGGCCCAGTCGAGTGTACCCTTTGAGGCGATGATCCGGCACGTCTGCCTGGCGCGGTCACCCTCCAGTGCCTTCCGAACCTCCGCGGCCACCAGATCCGGCAGCCGTTTCCTGAGGTAGGCCTCGACGGCCTCCTCAAGGGTCCGCCCGGCGGGCACCTCACCTGCCCGGTCCGGCACAGCCATCGGTGATCACTCCTTTCTTGATTAAGCAGTTTTGCAAGCAAGAAGTACGATTGGCGGGTTGAACGCCTTTTCCTGCCTCGGGCAAACGTGTCGTTACCTCCAATTCTACGGCGAGACCCGTTACTTTCGCAATCAAGAAATTGGTCGCCAGAGAAGGCGAGCCGCCAAGGCGGCCGGAAACGCAAGCGCCCTGCCGGGTTGGCGCTCACCCGGGCAGGGCGCAGACTGCCCTTCCGAACCGGAGCGATCGACTTACGAAATCGACGCGGAGGCCGGCCCGCGGCCGGGCCGCCAACCCACCTGGCGGGACATCTCGGCTGCGGCCCGGGTGACGAGCGGGGCCAGCGCCGCCGGGCCGCCCTCGCCGAGGCGGAAGAGCGGCACGCTGATGCTGATCGCCGCCACCTGCCCGCGCGGGTCCCGCACTGCGGCCGCCACGCAGGCGATCCCCTCCATGGACTCCTCCCGGTCGATGGCATACCCGCGCCGCCGCACCCCTGCCAGGTCGATGAGCAGGCCCCGCCGCGTGGTGATGCTCCGGGGCGTCATGGCCGGCAGCGGGTCGGAGCCGTAGCGGCGCTCCACCTCGCCGTCCGGCAGGGTCGCCAGGAGCGCCTTGCCCAGGGCCGTGCAGTGCGCCGGGACCCGCTTCCCCACCGCGGACACCAGCCGGACCGGCCGCACGCCCTCCTGCTTGGCCACGTAGACGATCTCGGTGCCCTCCAGGACGGCCATCTGCACGGTCTCGCCGGTCTCCTCCACGAGCTGGCGCGCCACGGCGTTGAAGGACCGGAAGAGGTCGTTGTGCTCCAGGTACGCGTAGCCCACCTCGAAGGTGCGAAGGCCGAGCCGGTATGGCCCGCGGCCGGACCGGGACACGTACCCCTCCGCCTCCAGGGTGTACAGCACAGGGAACAGGCTGCTTTTCGGGGCCCCCAGCTCCCGGCTGAGGTCCGCCAGGCTGAGCCCGTCCGGATACCTGCCGAGCACCTCCAGCACCTGCATGGTCCGGGCCACCGTCTGGGCGTAGTAGGCGTTCGCACGCTCCACGGCCATGCGCTGCTCACTCCCCCGCGGACCCCGCGCCGAATGTTCGTGATTACGAACGTCTATTCCAATTCTCGTTTGCCGCCCATTCTACGACCAATTGTGTCACGTGTCAACGCGCGTTCCGGCGGCGGCCGGTCGGGCCCGACCGGCCCGCTCACGGATGGCGGCGCCGGCGGGGCTCCACGTCGTGGACGGGAACGTACTGCACGGAGGGGCGACGTCCCGCGGGCTGGGGGAAGAGCTCCATGAGTTCGTAGACCTCGCGGGGCAGCCCGGCACGCACCGGCAGGCCGTAAGACCGGAGCTTCTCGAAGGTGATGGGGTAGTCATGGGTCCACTGCCCCTCCGTGAGGTCGCGGACGATCGTCTCCGCCCGGTCGGGGGGAAGCTTGTCCGCCACCAGCTCGCGGACGAAGTCCTGCACCTGGCGCACGGCCTTCTCCGCGACGTCGGCCAGGATGAGGGTCTCGTCGTCGACCTCGGCCACGGGCTTGCGGCTCACGGCCCGCAGGATGGAGGCGGCGGGGAACTGGCCGAGCTGGGGATCCACCGGGCCGAGCACCGCGTGCTCGTCCATAACGATCTCGTCCGCCGCCAGCGCCAGCAGGGTGCCGCCCGACATCGCGTAGTGAGGCACGAACACGGTCACCCTGGCGGGGTGGCGGCGAAGCGCGGCGGCGATCTGCTCGGCGGCCAGGACGAGTCCGCCGGGGGTGTGCAGGACCAGGTCGATGGGCATGTCCCCCGGGGTGAGGCGGACGGCCCGGAGCACCTGCTCGGAGTCCTCGATGTTGATGTAGCGGGCCAGCGGGATACCCAGGAGGCTCAAGGCCTCCTGCCGGTGGATGAGCGTGATCACCCGCGTGCCCCGGCGCCGCTGAAGTTCGTGGATCTTCCAGAGGCGGCGCAGGTGGATCCGCTGCCGCTCCCAGGCAGGCCACACGAACGTCGCGAACAGGAAGAGGAACCAGAAGAGGCTGGCCGGATCGGCCGTCGGCACGGCGGCAACCCCCCGTGGGGCCCGGGGCCGGAAGAGTCGCCTGCCCGCCGGCCGGGAGCCCCGGCAGGCGAAGACCCCCGGCCCCGGGGCCTCGCCCTAGATCTGCGCCCGGGGCTCTGCGCCGCCGCCCGGCGCCATGGCTGCGCCGGCCATCATCCCTGCCCACTGGCTCAGGTTGCCCTGCACCTGCTGCAGGTTGGCCCCGTTGGCCTGGGCCGGCACGTACCACCCGCGCTGGATCATGATCCGCGCCACCTGTTCCTGGGCGCGGATGGCGTCGGCGCACGCCTGCACGAAGTGCTGGCGCAGCGACGGGTCGGACGACTCGCAGGCCGCCATGGCCGCCTGCATGGCCTCCATCTTGAGGCTGTTACTGCAGCGCATCGCGATCGCCATGTCGGACATCATGTCGGGCACGTCGCTCCCCTTCCTCCTCCGATCGGATCCGCCCCTGGGCCTGCGGCCGCGGCTAGTGCGGCTGCGCGCCCAGCATCTGCTGGATCTTCTGCACGCTCTGCCGGTGCCGCTGCGCCTCGCTCTGCAGGAACTGCCGCAGCTGCGGGTCCTGGCAGCTCTGGGCCTCCAGCATGGCCGCCTGGGCGCTCGCCGCCGCCCCGCGCAGGGCCTCGGAGAGCATGAGGGCCTCGGCCGCCGTGTACTGATGCACGCTCGACACCTCCCGCCGTTAGCTTGCGCGCCCGGGCCGCCGCCATACCCGGGCACGGCCGGGCGGCCCGGAGGGGAAGCGGCCCGGGGCCGTGCACCGCGGTCAGGCCGGGTGGATCGGGATCTGCGGGAGCTTCGGGACCCGGACGTCGATGGTCGTGCCGTCGTACGTGGCCCTCGCCCGGGAGGTGTCCACCGGCGCGGGAAGCGGCACCAGCGTGCGGAACTCCCCGTACGACGTGCTCATCCGGGCGGCTCCCGGGCGCTCCTCCCGGTACTCCTGGCGGGCCCGGCCCGCCAGGTACACGGCCCCCGGGCCCACGCGTACGTCCAGGGACGCGGGGTCGAAGCCGGGGGCGTGGACCCGCACGGCGACCTCGCTGCCCAGGTCGTCGACCTGCACCGCCGGTGACGGAGCCCAGGGCCAGGCGGAAGACAAGAGCCCCCACGCGTGCCGGAGCATCCGCGTCATGTCCTCTGCCAGGCTCTCCAGGTCGCGGCGCATCTCCGCGAACCAGCTGTCCGGGCCACCCCCCGGCCAGGGCTGGATGGGCAGGTTATGCATTGTCCATGCGCCTCCCGCGGGGTGAGATCGGTAACAGTTTATGTTGCCGCCACCCCGCGTGGGCCGGGCGCAGAAGGGTGGCAGAGTGGTAGACAATATCTCAGAGGTGGAAGAAAATCGTGCATGGGAATACGGTATCATGCAGGGAATTCGCGGGCCGCGTCGTATTCTCGTGCCATTAACCTTACACGCACCTGACAAGGAGGCGTCCCCCTGTGCGTGCGGTGCAAGAAGATTTGCGTAACCCCTTCCGGATCGCCCAGCAGCAGGTTCGCCACGCGGTCGACGCGCTCGGCGCCGACGAGCGCGTCTATGAGATCCTGAAAGCGCCGCAGCGCACGGTGGAAGTCCAGATCCCGGTCCGCATGGACGACGGCCGGCTCCAGGTCTTCACCGGATACCGCTGCCAGCACCTCCGGTCGATCGGCCCCACCAAGGGTGGCATCCGGTTCCACCCGCAGGTCACCCTGGACGAGGTCCGGGCCCTGTCGATGTGGATGACCTTCAAGACGGCCGTGGTGGGACTTCCGTACGGCGGCGCCAAGGGCGGCGTGATCGTCGACCCGAAGCAGCTCAGCGAGCGGGAACTCGAAGCGCTGGCGCGCGGGTACATCCGGGAGATCGCGCCCGTCATCGGTCCCGAGCGCGACATCCCGGCGCCGGACGTCAACACCGACGCCCGCATCATGGCCTGGATGATGGACGAGTACGAGCGGACCCGGGGCGGCGGCGCCTTCCCCGGCGTCATCACCGGCAAGCCGCTGGTGCTCGGCGGCTCCGAGGGCCGGGCCGCGGCCACGGGCCAGGGCCTCGTCTACACGGTCCGGGAGGCGGCCGCCCGCCTTGGCGTCCCGCTCGCCGGCGCCCGGGTGGTCATCCAGGGGTTCGGCAACGCGGGCACCTTCACGGGCACGCTGCTGGAGCAGATGGGCGCCCGGGTCGTCGCCGTCAGCGACTCCCGCGGCGGCATCTTCTCCCCGAAGGGCCTCAAGATGGCCGACGTGATCGAGCACAAGCGGCGGACCGGCTCCGTCG
Coding sequences:
- a CDS encoding spore coat protein; the encoded protein is MMSDMAIAMRCSNSLKMEAMQAAMAACESSDPSLRQHFVQACADAIRAQEQVARIMIQRGWYVPAQANGANLQQVQGNLSQWAGMMAGAAMAPGGGAEPRAQI
- a CDS encoding Glu/Leu/Phe/Val family dehydrogenase — its product is MQEDLRNPFRIAQQQVRHAVDALGADERVYEILKAPQRTVEVQIPVRMDDGRLQVFTGYRCQHLRSIGPTKGGIRFHPQVTLDEVRALSMWMTFKTAVVGLPYGGAKGGVIVDPKQLSERELEALARGYIREIAPVIGPERDIPAPDVNTDARIMAWMMDEYERTRGGGAFPGVITGKPLVLGGSEGRAAATGQGLVYTVREAAARLGVPLAGARVVIQGFGNAGTFTGTLLEQMGARVVAVSDSRGGIFSPKGLKMADVIEHKRRTGSVVGFPETEAVTQQELLQLECEILVPAALENQITGEVARGIRARIVAEAANGPTTPDGDQVLAERGIFLIPDILANAGGVTVSYFEWVQNLSGLYWTEAEVLHRLEERMVAAFHRVTRTAEGRGLDMRTAAYVVAVQRITEALKARGLLD
- a CDS encoding Hsp20/alpha crystallin family protein, yielding MHNLPIQPWPGGGPDSWFAEMRRDLESLAEDMTRMLRHAWGLLSSAWPWAPSPAVQVDDLGSEVAVRVHAPGFDPASLDVRVGPGAVYLAGRARQEYREERPGAARMSTSYGEFRTLVPLPAPVDTSRARATYDGTTIDVRVPKLPQIPIHPA
- a CDS encoding SDH family Clp fold serine proteinase, translated to MPTADPASLFWFLFLFATFVWPAWERQRIHLRRLWKIHELQRRRGTRVITLIHRQEALSLLGIPLARYINIEDSEQVLRAVRLTPGDMPIDLVLHTPGGLVLAAEQIAAALRRHPARVTVFVPHYAMSGGTLLALAADEIVMDEHAVLGPVDPQLGQFPAASILRAVSRKPVAEVDDETLILADVAEKAVRQVQDFVRELVADKLPPDRAETIVRDLTEGQWTHDYPITFEKLRSYGLPVRAGLPREVYELMELFPQPAGRRPSVQYVPVHDVEPRRRRHP